In Actinomadura citrea, a single window of DNA contains:
- a CDS encoding S28 family serine protease, with protein MALLLAAGITGAGATAAQAAGPAQAGTVKAGAAQAGDILAQLKAIPGMQVTEKQSTLPGYRWFWLEYRQPVDHRNPRGQWFEQRIMLQHKSADRPMVLYTSGYNTPETMFTSEPTALVDGNQISVEYRYFTPSRPEPTDWKKDTIWQAATDEHRLIGALKTIYQGKWISTGASKGGMTAVYHKRFYPRDVDGSVVYVAPNDVNNNDDRAYDKFFQTVGSDPGCRTHVKALAREFLKRRPAMLKRFKAAADENGWTFSILRSQDRAFENSVMDYEWGFWQYSLQSDCASLPAVDASDDEIYQTLDNISGLSFYSDQGLAPYIPYYYQAGTQLGWPTPKFKHLRPLLRYEDSYQPRTYVPRDIPMRFDNGRAMRDIDRWVRGNAEHMLFLYGANDPWGSEPFRLGHGSRDSAVYVAPGMNHSGRLIAKLPGDEQTKATADVKRWAGVGTGMQTLKSAPMADDPLQLQRPPL; from the coding sequence ATGGCACTGCTGCTCGCCGCGGGCATCACCGGGGCGGGGGCCACCGCGGCGCAGGCCGCGGGCCCGGCCCAGGCGGGCACGGTGAAGGCCGGCGCCGCCCAGGCGGGCGACATCCTCGCCCAGCTGAAGGCGATCCCCGGCATGCAGGTGACGGAGAAACAGTCCACCTTGCCCGGCTACCGCTGGTTCTGGTTGGAGTACAGGCAGCCTGTCGACCACCGCAACCCGCGGGGGCAGTGGTTCGAGCAGCGCATCATGTTGCAGCACAAGTCGGCGGACCGTCCCATGGTGCTCTACACCAGCGGGTACAACACGCCGGAGACGATGTTCACCTCCGAGCCGACGGCACTGGTCGACGGCAACCAGATCTCGGTCGAATACCGGTACTTCACCCCGTCCCGTCCGGAGCCGACGGACTGGAAGAAGGACACGATCTGGCAGGCGGCCACCGACGAGCACCGGCTGATCGGCGCCCTGAAGACGATCTACCAGGGCAAGTGGATCTCGACGGGGGCCAGCAAGGGCGGCATGACGGCCGTCTACCACAAGCGGTTCTACCCGCGTGACGTCGACGGCAGCGTCGTGTACGTGGCGCCGAACGACGTCAACAACAACGACGACCGCGCCTACGACAAGTTCTTCCAGACGGTCGGCTCCGACCCCGGGTGCCGCACCCACGTCAAGGCGCTGGCGCGCGAGTTCCTCAAGCGCCGCCCCGCGATGCTCAAGCGCTTCAAGGCCGCCGCCGACGAGAACGGCTGGACGTTCAGCATCCTGCGCAGCCAGGACCGCGCGTTCGAGAACTCGGTGATGGACTACGAGTGGGGCTTCTGGCAGTACAGCCTGCAGTCCGACTGCGCGTCGCTGCCCGCGGTGGACGCCTCGGACGACGAGATCTACCAGACGCTCGACAACATCTCGGGCCTGTCGTTCTACAGCGACCAGGGCCTCGCCCCGTACATCCCGTACTACTACCAGGCGGGGACGCAGCTGGGCTGGCCGACGCCGAAGTTCAAGCACCTGCGGCCGCTGCTGCGGTACGAGGACAGCTACCAGCCGCGCACCTACGTTCCGCGTGACATCCCCATGCGGTTCGACAACGGCCGCGCCATGCGCGACATCGATCGCTGGGTGCGCGGGAACGCCGAGCACATGCTGTTCCTGTACGGCGCCAACGACCCGTGGGGCTCCGAGCCGTTCCGCCTCGGGCACGGCAGCCGCGACTCGGCCGTCTACGTCGCCCCGGGGATGAACCACAGCGGCCGGCTCATCGCCAAGCTGCCCGGTGACGAGCAGACCAAGGCGACCGCCGACGTCAAGCGCTGGGCGGGCGTCGGGACCGGCATGCAGACCCTCAAGTCGGCCCCCATGGCCGACGACCCGCTCCAGCTCCAGCGTCCGCCGCTGTAG
- a CDS encoding GNAT family N-acetyltransferase has protein sequence MTALAGPPPALDGRRAGVRLRAVQMADAVALAALYRENRAYLRPWEPERGEAYFTVDGQRDNLRELVEAYAAQEMWPGVILVDGEVAGRITLNNILRGPLQSCFVGYWVARAHAGRGVATEAVRQAMDVAFGALRLHRVEAFTRVDNLASQRVLERNGFTLVGTARRHIHLDGRWHDERFFERLAPWDDGFTLAPPA, from the coding sequence ATGACGGCGCTCGCCGGCCCTCCGCCCGCGCTCGACGGCCGTCGAGCAGGGGTGCGCCTGCGCGCCGTCCAGATGGCGGACGCGGTGGCGCTCGCGGCGCTGTACCGGGAGAACCGCGCCTACCTGCGTCCCTGGGAACCGGAACGGGGCGAGGCGTACTTCACCGTCGACGGCCAGCGCGACAACCTGCGCGAGCTGGTCGAGGCGTACGCGGCGCAGGAGATGTGGCCGGGCGTCATCCTCGTCGACGGCGAGGTCGCCGGGCGCATCACGCTCAACAACATCCTGCGCGGGCCCCTCCAGAGCTGCTTCGTCGGCTACTGGGTGGCGCGCGCGCACGCGGGCAGGGGCGTCGCCACCGAGGCCGTCAGGCAGGCCATGGACGTTGCGTTCGGTGCGCTCCGCCTGCACCGCGTCGAAGCGTTCACGAGAGTCGACAACCTCGCGTCCCAGCGCGTGCTCGAACGCAACGGCTTCACGCTTGTGGGGACGGCCCGCCGCCACATCCACCTGGACGGACGCTGGCACGACGAGCGGTTCTTCGAACGCCTGGCCCCCTGGGACGACGGCTTCACCCTTGCCCCTCCCGCCTGA
- a CDS encoding acyl-CoA thioesterase — MQQLPAAEYRHVYEFKIRFGDIDSQGHVNNVKFLGYLEDARLEMFHGDPVRKGEQPVRGMVISRHEIDYRHPLLPTVYPIRVETWVTEARAASFKLAYEVRDDDHVYAAATSTLVAFDVEANRLRRFTPEEREFIGRYVVPRA, encoded by the coding sequence ATGCAGCAGTTGCCCGCGGCCGAGTACCGCCACGTCTACGAGTTCAAGATCCGATTCGGCGACATCGACTCCCAGGGACACGTGAACAACGTCAAGTTCCTCGGTTACCTGGAGGACGCGCGGCTGGAGATGTTCCACGGCGACCCGGTGCGCAAGGGGGAGCAGCCCGTTCGCGGCATGGTGATCTCCCGGCACGAGATCGACTACCGGCACCCGCTGCTGCCGACCGTCTACCCGATCCGGGTGGAGACGTGGGTGACCGAGGCCCGCGCCGCGTCGTTCAAGCTGGCCTACGAGGTGCGGGACGACGACCACGTGTACGCCGCGGCGACCTCGACCCTCGTCGCGTTCGACGTGGAGGCGAACCGCCTGCGCCGCTTCACCCCGGAGGAACGGGAGTTCATCGGGCGGTACGTGGTGCCCCGCGCATGA